The genomic region GCCCGAATATTCCGTACATGCCGAAACCTTTGTATCCAAGCACATTGCCCAGTACCAGATCGACACCGAAGCTGTTGTACTTGCCGCCCTGATGCGTCATCGTCTCGTTCCAGTTGCCGCCGACTTCCACTTCGGCATCACCGTTCTTAACGTAGGTGAAATTTGGCTCGACCGCGAGGAAGCCGATCAGTGGAACGCGGCCTTTTACTCCGAATACCGTGCCCGATTCGGTATCTTCTTGAGCGATCGGCATGTTGAGCCCGCCGAATGCGCCGACCGAAAAACGGAACGCGTGCGCCGATGTGGAGACCGCCAGCAGGCAGACCGCCAGAACAAAGGCCTTTGCGCCTGGTCTCATATTACCTCCGTAGTTGAAACCATTGCCAGAAACAGGTGTAGACTAATAGAAATGATAACGGTCGCAGCGAAAGCTGGCAACAACAATCATCATTCGCTTGTACCCGCAAACTCCTTGCAGAATCTTCAGCGCTTTTATACCGTAGAGCCCTGAACAAAGAACTTATCTCCCAATTCTTGGAGGAAGATGTGAAAAGAATTCTTGTACTCATGACCGCCCTGGTCGCACTGCTAGCTTCGCTGGCGGTCGGTGAAATGACGGCGGACGAGATCATCGCCAAGCATATTGCCGCGACCGGCGGCGAGAAGACATTGCGCGGCGTTTCGACCCTCATGCTCAAGGGCAGCATGTTCATGGAAGGCATGCCCCTGGAAATCAAGACGTATATCAAGTTGCCGAACAAAAGCTATGTTGAAGCAACATCAAACAATATGGTGATGGGCGGCGGCGGCACCAACGGTACTGACGCTTGGGCGACCCAGATGGGTCAGACTTTCATTCTCGAAGGCGAACAGAAGAACGCGGCCATGAAGCAGGTCGATCGCTTCCCCCTGCTGGATTACAAGACCAAAGGCGCCAAGGCCAATTATGCTGGTGAGGATCTCGTGAAGGGCGCTAAGGCGTATAAGGTCGAGTTTGTTACCAAGGACAACGACACGACCGTTTATTTCTTCGATGCGACAACCTTCTATATCGTGAAAGAGAAGGAAGCCAGCAGCACCACCACGTTTTCCGGCCACAAGCCGGTAAATGGCGTCGTTTTCCCCTTCAAAATCAATTCCACAATAGATGCCGGCGGCCGGACGATGCAGCAGATGGTAACAATCGACTCGATTGCGATCAACGGCGCCGTGCCGGAATCACTGTTTGTGATGCCGAAGAATGCCCAGCCGATACCGAAGGCGCCGGGCGGCGCTCCGGGCGGCGAAGGCAACTAAGCCGAGACATTCAGAACCGCCTGCAGAAGAGCCGCTCGCCGGAGCGGCTCTTTTCGTTTACCCCGCCCACCAATCGGCGCTAAATTCTTGGGAATAGCGATTCATCAGATCGACATTCACCGACGTATCACCAATACGAACCCGTAGTCAACCGCCGTCTTACTTCCGGTCAGTACGGCACGGCGCAGCGCCGCCCGATTGAGACAGAATTTGATTTTCAGGGAGATATCGATGAGTCCTTACCCACGCACCCTTTTGACAGTGTCTTTCATCGCACTCTTGGCGGCTGCCTATCCGGCGCAAGGGCAACCACAGGTGACATCACAGATCTTGACCTCCGGCCTGAGTCGACCGGTGTTTGCCACTTCCCCGCCGGGCGATTATCGGCGCCTGTTCATCGTCGAGCAGCGCGGCAGCGCGTCGGTAGCGACTCGCGCCGACATCAGAATCTGGGATTTGCACGGCGATTCGCTGTTCAGCAAGCCGTTTCTCTCCGTCTCGCCGGTAGCTACGGGCAACGAGGAGGGTCTTCTGGGCCTGGCTTTTCACCCGAATTACGCAGTAAATGGTTATTTCTACACCTACCACACCAATTCGGCCGGCAACAATGTGGTGACTCGCTACAAGGTTTCGGCGGCGAATCCGGACAGCGCGGCCGCCGACAGCGCCTTCACGATCTTGCCGCTCAACCATCCCAGCCAGTCAAATCATAATGGTGGCTGGATCGGCTTCGGCCCGGACGGCTATCTTTATATCGCCACCGGTGACGGCGGCGGCGGCGGCGATCCGTTCGAGAACGGCCAAAGCCTGAACGTTCTCTTGGGCAAGATGCTGCGGATTGACCTCGACGGCGGCTCGCCTTATGCCATTCCGCCCTCGAACCCATTCTTTGGCGGTACCGAGCGCCAGGAAATCTTCTACTGGGGTTTGCGCAATCCGTGGCGCAATAGCTTCGACCGCCAGACCGGCGCCATGTTTATTGCCGATGTCGGTCAAAACCAATGGGAAGAGATCAACTGGCGGCCGGCCGCCGACAGCGGCAACATCAACTTCGGCTGGGACTTGAAGGAGGGCACTCACTGCTATGAACCGGCGACGAATTGCGATCCGCTCGGCATCACCACCGACCCGATTTACGAATACAGCCACGACTTCGGCTGTTCCATCACCGGCGGCTACGTCTATCGCGGCTGCGCCATCCCGGCGGTTGTCGGCGACTATTTCTTTGGCGACTACTGCGCGGGCACGGTGTTTTCCTTCGCATACAGCGGTGTCAGCATAACCGACTTCAAGGATCGCACGTCGGAGCTGGGGCTGCCCGGATTTGGCCTCTTCTCCTTTGCCGAGGACAACTTTGGCGAGCTTTATGTGCTCTACCAGAGCGGCACAATCTACAAGATCATGCCGGTCGGCGGCATCACCGACTGCAATAACAATCTGATTCTTGACAGTTGTGAAATCGCGGTGGGAATCGAGTCGGACAAC from Candidatus Zixiibacteriota bacterium harbors:
- a CDS encoding outer membrane beta-barrel protein: MRPGAKAFVLAVCLLAVSTSAHAFRFSVGAFGGLNMPIAQEDTESGTVFGVKGRVPLIGFLAVEPNFTYVKNGDAEVEVGGNWNETMTHQGGKYNSFGVDLVLGNVLGYKGFGMYGIFGLSSAKFQKDGIPDLTKSTYWLGLGFEYSVTDQISVDFRGKAFIFPYEDDTENAPNPDLKTSRKNGMVTVGLNYYFGFTE
- a CDS encoding PQQ-dependent sugar dehydrogenase, whose protein sequence is MSPYPRTLLTVSFIALLAAAYPAQGQPQVTSQILTSGLSRPVFATSPPGDYRRLFIVEQRGSASVATRADIRIWDLHGDSLFSKPFLSVSPVATGNEEGLLGLAFHPNYAVNGYFYTYHTNSAGNNVVTRYKVSAANPDSAAADSAFTILPLNHPSQSNHNGGWIGFGPDGYLYIATGDGGGGGDPFENGQSLNVLLGKMLRIDLDGGSPYAIPPSNPFFGGTERQEIFYWGLRNPWRNSFDRQTGAMFIADVGQNQWEEINWRPAADSGNINFGWDLKEGTHCYEPATNCDPLGITTDPIYEYSHDFGCSITGGYVYRGCAIPAVVGDYFFGDYCAGTVFSFAYSGVSITDFKDRTSELGLPGFGLFSFAEDNFGELYVLYQSGTIYKIMPVGGITDCNNNLILDSCEIAVGIESDNNDNGIPDSCDPALVCGDADGSLAVSISDAVYLINYIFAGGPAPDPLLSGDADCSGALSISDAVYLINYIFAGGPAPCASCP